AGGTGTTTACGACAAGGGATTTTTTGTCTTGAATGAAGGAAGTGCAGGACAAGGTTCTGTTTCTTTTTCGAGTAATGATTTTAGTGCTTTTACCAAAGATGTTTATACTACAGTTAACGGAGCTGATTTACTTGGAAAATATGCTCAAAACATATTTTTTGACGGTGACAGAGCTTATATCATAGCTGGTGGATCTAATGTTATTAACGTTGTTAACAGATATACTTTTAAATTAATTGCAAAAATTGACACAGGTTTAAAAAATCCAAGATATGGAGTTACTAAAGATGGAAAAGCGTATGTAACTAATGCAAACACTTATGGTAGTCCAACTAATTCTGCAGGATATACTGATGATTATGTTGCGATAATCAATTTGTCTACTAACACATTTGAGTCTAAAATTGATTTGAATGGTACAGCAAACAGATTAGTTGAAGAAAACGGTAAATTATACATTACTGAACCTTATAACAGCAGTAAATTATTAGTTGTAAATATTACTACAAAAGCATTAGAAGCTCCTGTAGAAATTGGATCCAGCGCTGATTGTATCAAATTAGAAAATGGAACTTTATTTATTTTGAGAGGTCCTTACGGTGACAGAAGTGAAATCGTAAAAGTAAAATTATCAGATAAATCTGTTTCTAAAATTACATTCCCTGCGACTTTAGACGGAGCATCATTTTTAGACATCTATAATGGTAATATTTACTATACAGTAGGAAATTCAGTTTATGTAATAAGTACCACTGCTACAGCAGCTTCAACAACTGCAGTATTAACTACTACTGTTGGATATTTATACGGATTTGCTGTTAACAACGATCATATTTACATTGCTGACAGTGGAGATTTTAAAGCAGACAGTAAAGCTTATATCTACAGCTTAAGCGGAACTTTACAAAAAGAATTAAATGTTGGTGTTGGACCAAATGGTTTTTACTTTAACAACTAATTTTTAGAATTTGTTTTTGGATTTTTACCCAAAAAAAAGGCTTTCATTTCTGAAAGCCTTTTTTTATGGTTTTATTTTAATGATCGTAAAAGTCCTTCAGGAGCTTTTTCAAGATACATCTGATCTTTAATTCCGTTCATAGCTTTAGAATCTGTAAAACTCGGTAATTCCAGTCCTTTCCCTTCTTGTACTCTTTTTCCAGTCGAACCTGTAATATTTGAAATTGCAATACTCAATAATGGTTCTGACGGATCTCCTAAAACTCCCATATTGCCAATAAGCTCTTTTTGTACATAAGTTGGTTTTAATCCATCTGTATATTCTCCAAAATCAGCAGCATTTACAATTTTCAAAACCAAAGGCTGCATTGCATATTTATGATTTGGGTTTCTGTTTGTTTTTCCAAAAGTTGGGGAATCATATACTGTAATGGAACCTACATTTTTACCAACAGTTGTATCCCCTATTTGAACTACAGAAATATAAGGTACTAAACCATTTATAACCAATTCACTCGCAGATGCCGTCCCGCCGGTAGTAATAATATAAATTTTACTTAAATTCAGGCTATTGATTGCTGCTCCATCCATTTTATCAACAAACCTATCATTAAGAGATTCTGCGTCTTCAGTTTCATAAAAAGCATTTACTTTTGCATTCCACTTAATTTTAGCAAAAATTTTATCGGTAAACTGCCCTGTTATCATACTCGCCAATCGAGTTGCAGTTTGTATAGAACCACCTCCGTTATATCTTAAATCTAAAACTAAATCAGTTATTCCCTGCGCTTTTAAATCGGCGAAAGCTGCATTAAGTTGCGCATCATAATTACCATAAAATCCATTATACATCAAATAGCCAATTTTATGACTTCCTGAAGTAATCACTTTATTAATAAAAATAGGATTTTCGTCCAGCGTT
This genomic interval from uncultured Flavobacterium sp. contains the following:
- a CDS encoding DUF5074 domain-containing protein, whose product is MMKFSKLFLIALSVSLFVSCSNDDSSNEPKGVYDKGFFVLNEGSAGQGSVSFSSNDFSAFTKDVYTTVNGADLLGKYAQNIFFDGDRAYIIAGGSNVINVVNRYTFKLIAKIDTGLKNPRYGVTKDGKAYVTNANTYGSPTNSAGYTDDYVAIINLSTNTFESKIDLNGTANRLVEENGKLYITEPYNSSKLLVVNITTKALEAPVEIGSSADCIKLENGTLFILRGPYGDRSEIVKVKLSDKSVSKITFPATLDGASFLDIYNGNIYYTVGNSVYVISTTATAASTTAVLTTTVGYLYGFAVNNDHIYIADSGDFKADSKAYIYSLSGTLQKELNVGVGPNGFYFNN
- a CDS encoding S41 family peptidase, which codes for MKTILKSVLLLFLLAFSLQSCEDQDDVAAPADLQINNFIWKGLNQYYLWQADVPNLADNRFGNQEALNSFLRGYSTPEDLFQDLLNKPISKFPKGQAIDRFSWIVNDYTVLEQELQGTSKNDGVDFKLSYKPGSSTELVGFVRYIIPNSDASTKDIKRGDLFTAINGTQLTVSNYQSLLAADSYTLNMVIYNGSTFESNGKSVSLVKTTLDENPIFINKVITSGSHKIGYLMYNGFYGNYDAQLNAAFADLKAQGITDLVLDLRYNGGGSIQTATRLASMITGQFTDKIFAKIKWNAKVNAFYETEDAESLNDRFVDKMDGAAINSLNLSKIYIITTGGTASASELVINGLVPYISVVQIGDTTVGKNVGSITVYDSPTFGKTNRNPNHKYAMQPLVLKIVNAADFGEYTDGLKPTYVQKELIGNMGVLGDPSEPLLSIAISNITGSTGKRVQEGKGLELPSFTDSKAMNGIKDQMYLEKAPEGLLRSLK